The genomic stretch AGCCGAGCATCATCTCCGGGATGATCGACCAGGTGAAGGCGGGCTACAACGTGGACGCCGCCCGGGTGGGCGCCGCAGGCATCTCGGCCGGGGCGGCGATGAGCAGCATCATGGCGTGCACCTACCCGGACAAGGTGCGCAAGGCCGCCACCTCCGCCGGGATGATGTACGGCGCGGCGACAACGGCCACCGGCGGCGTGAACGCCATGCTGTACGGCAGCATCTACGACCCCGTGGCCGAGGGCACCGACTGCTACAGCCGCATGGGCGCGAACCGGCGCACCATCCCCGTCCTGATCTTCCAGGGCACGGGCGACCTGGCCGTGAACCCGGTGAACGCATCGCAGATCACCTCGCAGTGGACGCAGACGGCCGACCTCACCACCGACGGCGCCGACAACGGCAACGTCGATGCGACCGCCGACATTACCGCGAGCGGCACCAGCTGCCGCGGCTACACGCGCTACGACTACAACAACTCCGCGACCGGCGCCGTGGTCGTGCGGAAGTACCTGGTGAGCGGCATGGGCCACGCCTGGTCCGGCGGCAGCACCTCCGGCAGCTACACCGACCCCTGCGGCCCCGACGCCTCCTCCCTCCTCGTCAGCTTCTTCGGCTTCTGACGAGAGACGAGGCGCGGAGGAAAAATTCGCCCGCCGACGCACCGCCGGGCGTATGAAACGCCCGGCTTCGAACTGCGGTCGTCCTGCGGACGCGCTCCCCGCACCCGTCGATGATGCGCGATGCAGCTGACTTTTCGGTAGGGGAGCACCTGCGTGTGCTTCCGCGGTTCCGCAGCGAGATTGCATCCGACTCGCACCCGGCCCGCCAGCGCAAACGAGGCCGCTGCGACGCCCGAGGACACGCGCCGAACTCCCGCCGCGTAGAAAATATGGAAGGGCTGGGCCCCTGGCTCGACGTGGGTTAGCATCCGCGAGGGAGCGCAGGATACCAGAGCCACATGCGACGGTGAGTCGCAAGCGCAGGAGACCAGCCCTATGAGTGAGAAGGTATGGCTTGGGATCGACGCACACCAGGAGCAGCTGGTGATTGCGGTGCTGGTGGGGATGGAGGAGAAGCCGCGTGAGGAGGTGCGGGTGGCGAACGAGCCGAAGAAGCTGCGGCGGTTCGTGGAGCGGTGGTCGGTGCAGGGAGAGATTCGGGCGTG from Longimicrobiaceae bacterium encodes the following:
- a CDS encoding PHB depolymerase family esterase, yielding MMSTARRIAVLSLLSLAAACADAPTAPVAGTPARRAVAGGWNYGSYTNAYGSRSYQLYVPSSYTGATAVPLMVMLHGCSQTASDFAAGTRMNSWAESRGFLVLYPQQSVFANGGSCWNWFYIANQVRGSGEPSIISGMIDQVKAGYNVDAARVGAAGISAGAAMSSIMACTYPDKVRKAATSAGMMYGAATTATGGVNAMLYGSIYDPVAEGTDCYSRMGANRRTIPVLIFQGTGDLAVNPVNASQITSQWTQTADLTTDGADNGNVDATADITASGTSCRGYTRYDYNNSATGAVVVRKYLVSGMGHAWSGGSTSGSYTDPCGPDASSLLVSFFGF